In Desulfuromonas acetexigens, the following proteins share a genomic window:
- a CDS encoding outer membrane protein, with protein MRRLSMMLVCALLVLGVGVASAWARPYVSGNAGVVLVDDAELRDNYGDRAELSFDAGAGFSAAIGGSNENGLRGEVEFAYRYNEMDEFNASWVSNYPVGGEVSAFSVMGNLIVDFFPKEMICPFILGGIGFATIDAEIDYLGSDNDSVFAYQLGGGVAFSVGPYTKLDLQYRYFGTEDPDFAGIEAEYDTHNIFFGVRQSF; from the coding sequence ATGCGAAGACTGTCGATGATGCTTGTCTGTGCGCTGCTGGTGCTGGGCGTTGGCGTGGCGTCGGCCTGGGCGCGGCCTTATGTTTCCGGGAATGCCGGGGTGGTTCTGGTCGACGATGCCGAGTTGCGGGATAACTACGGCGACCGGGCCGAACTTTCCTTCGATGCCGGCGCGGGTTTTTCCGCCGCGATTGGCGGGTCGAACGAAAACGGTCTGCGCGGCGAGGTGGAATTTGCCTATCGTTACAATGAAATGGATGAATTCAATGCTTCCTGGGTGAGCAACTATCCGGTTGGCGGCGAGGTATCTGCCTTTTCGGTGATGGGCAACCTGATCGTCGACTTCTTCCCGAAGGAGATGATCTGCCCCTTCATCCTCGGCGGCATCGGCTTCGCCACCATCGATGCGGAGATCGATTATCTCGGCAGCGACAACGACAGCGTTTTTGCCTACCAGCTCGGCGGCGGCGTGGCCTTTTCGGTGGGGCCGTACACCAAACTCGATCTTCAGTACCGCTACTTCGGCACCGAAGATCCCGATTTCGCTGGTATCGAAGCCGAGTACGACACCCATAACATCTTTTTTGGTGTCCGTCAGAGTTTCTAG
- a CDS encoding efflux RND transporter periplasmic adaptor subunit, which yields MVKIDRFLPALTALALMLSLGGCGEPPQEATRKETPPTSVLLGEATVRRVEVTLEQVGTLTAGQEVTLRSEAEGQVLEIAFQEGRPVRRGQLLVRLDGAKIRAGIAGYEAQIVEFNARLENLLRTLERNRPLLQKGLISRLQFDNLETEIAEVRARIEQARANLVREQVRLADTEIRAPFDGTAGVRTLSPGDYLKIGDPVVQVVDLDPLEISFRVAERFKPKFSLGQRVDLQVSPYPQQTFSAEVSFIAPGVDEATRTFQVKARVENADHRLSPGLFARAVVVTDIFPEAVTVPWESVIQTEQETYIYIVEGDIARKVPVRLGQVTPQWAQLLDSDLAPGTPVILEGKFASRDGAKVAPKALGPAAEGRK from the coding sequence ATGGTCAAGATTGATCGTTTTTTGCCGGCGCTGACGGCCCTTGCCCTGATGCTCTCCCTGGGTGGTTGCGGCGAACCGCCGCAGGAGGCGACCCGGAAGGAAACGCCGCCGACGTCGGTACTGCTGGGCGAGGCAACGGTCCGCCGGGTCGAGGTGACTCTGGAGCAGGTCGGAACCCTGACTGCCGGCCAGGAGGTTACCTTGCGCAGCGAGGCGGAAGGACAGGTGCTGGAGATCGCCTTTCAGGAAGGGCGTCCGGTGCGTCGGGGGCAGCTGCTGGTCCGCCTCGATGGGGCCAAAATCCGCGCCGGTATCGCCGGCTACGAGGCGCAGATCGTCGAATTCAACGCGCGCCTGGAGAATCTCCTCCGCACCCTGGAGCGCAACCGGCCGCTGTTGCAGAAAGGGCTCATTTCCCGCTTGCAGTTCGACAACCTCGAAACCGAGATCGCCGAGGTACGGGCGCGGATCGAACAGGCCCGCGCCAATCTCGTTCGCGAACAGGTGCGCCTCGCCGATACGGAGATCCGCGCCCCCTTCGACGGAACGGCCGGGGTGCGCACCCTGTCGCCGGGGGATTACCTCAAGATCGGCGATCCGGTGGTGCAGGTCGTCGATCTCGATCCCCTGGAAATTTCCTTTCGTGTCGCGGAACGCTTCAAACCGAAATTCTCCCTTGGCCAGCGGGTCGATCTTCAGGTTTCGCCCTATCCGCAACAGACCTTCAGTGCCGAGGTCTCCTTCATCGCCCCCGGGGTCGATGAGGCGACCCGCACCTTCCAGGTCAAAGCCCGGGTGGAGAATGCCGACCATCGGCTCAGCCCCGGCCTCTTCGCTCGGGCCGTCGTGGTCACCGACATCTTTCCCGAGGCGGTGACCGTTCCTTGGGAAAGCGTCATTCAGACCGAGCAGGAGACCTATATCTACATCGTCGAGGGGGATATCGCCCGCAAGGTGCCGGTGCGCCTCGGCCAGGTCACCCCCCAATGGGCGCAACTGCTCGACAGCGATCTGGCGCCGGGGACGCCGGTGATTCTCGAAGGCAAGTTCGCCAGCCGCGACGGCGCCAAGGTGGCGCCGAAGGCGTTGGGCCCTGCCGCCGAGGGGAGAAAATAG
- a CDS encoding TolC family protein, with protein MPRLLLLAGLCLLLTVAPVAAEEEAVLPPLSLREALFRGLEENFDLLAERVNLPIGREDVTVEEARFDPLADAVLSMEGERTPTASGSYVGPYARRRELLVGVGLGKVFETGLAARLALESSRLQSNADAARLDPEYRSYLVLDLRQPLLRDAGAEVTTTELRLADQQLEQARFDYLDQAQRLAEEIELAYFELARAHEILRLRIESRELARELLLGNNAKFEAGIVPITEVQEAETAVAARDEQVVSARQQMETAAHRLKDLLEITYNDPRASGPLLTEPLPGTDQVRPDLEAALALALDSRPDLERQRLEIASRDIRLAYQRNQRLPRLDLEASLGVNGLSGEADGSGALAARRYEGDYWRSLDETGQGDGYEWYAGLRLEYPLGNRAADARYRRAGHEKRQALYRLKGLETTVETEVRNTLTAVERGLERVRVAERFQGLADVTLSQEMERLGEGLSDTFRVLDFQDDIIEARLRKVNALVDFNQGLAGLYRAMGANLERHGILPLSEDKELAHGQD; from the coding sequence ATGCCGCGACTATTGCTGTTGGCCGGTCTTTGCCTGCTGCTGACGGTTGCGCCTGTTGCGGCGGAAGAGGAGGCCGTACTGCCGCCGCTGTCCCTGCGGGAGGCGCTCTTTCGCGGCCTGGAGGAAAACTTCGACCTGCTGGCCGAGCGGGTCAATCTGCCCATCGGGCGCGAGGATGTGACCGTCGAAGAGGCCCGTTTCGATCCGCTGGCCGATGCTGTCCTCTCGATGGAAGGCGAAAGAACGCCGACCGCCTCCGGTTCCTATGTCGGTCCCTATGCCCGCCGCCGCGAGCTTCTGGTCGGGGTTGGCCTGGGCAAGGTCTTCGAAACCGGCCTCGCCGCCCGTCTGGCGCTGGAGAGTTCCCGCCTTCAGAGCAACGCCGACGCCGCTCGGCTCGATCCCGAATATCGCAGTTACCTTGTTCTCGACCTGCGCCAACCGCTGTTGCGCGATGCCGGCGCCGAAGTCACGACCACCGAGCTGCGGCTGGCCGATCAGCAACTCGAACAGGCCCGTTTCGACTATCTCGACCAGGCCCAGCGGTTGGCCGAGGAAATCGAGTTGGCCTATTTCGAATTGGCTCGCGCCCACGAGATCCTGCGGCTGCGCATCGAATCGCGGGAGCTGGCGCGGGAACTGCTCCTGGGCAACAACGCCAAGTTCGAGGCGGGGATCGTGCCGATCACCGAAGTGCAGGAGGCGGAGACGGCGGTCGCCGCCCGCGATGAGCAGGTCGTTTCCGCCCGTCAGCAGATGGAGACGGCCGCCCATCGGCTCAAGGATTTGCTCGAAATCACCTACAACGATCCCCGCGCCTCCGGACCGCTTTTGACCGAGCCCCTCCCCGGAACCGATCAGGTTCGCCCCGATCTGGAAGCGGCGCTCGCCCTTGCCCTGGACAGCCGTCCCGATCTCGAACGGCAACGGCTGGAAATCGCCAGTCGCGATATCCGCCTGGCCTACCAGCGGAACCAGCGCCTCCCCCGCCTCGATCTCGAAGCCAGCTTGGGTGTCAATGGTCTCTCTGGTGAGGCCGACGGCTCCGGGGCCCTCGCCGCCCGGCGCTACGAAGGGGATTACTGGCGTTCCCTCGATGAAACGGGGCAGGGGGATGGCTACGAGTGGTATGCCGGGCTGCGCCTGGAGTATCCGCTCGGCAATCGTGCCGCCGATGCCCGCTACCGGCGGGCCGGACACGAAAAGCGCCAGGCCTTGTACCGCCTGAAAGGGCTGGAAACGACCGTCGAGACCGAGGTGCGCAACACTCTCACCGCCGTCGAGCGCGGTCTGGAGCGGGTGCGGGTGGCGGAACGCTTTCAGGGGTTGGCCGACGTGACCTTGAGCCAGGAGATGGAACGCCTCGGCGAGGGGCTGAGCGATACCTTCCGGGTGCTCGACTTCCAGGACGACATCATCGAGGCGCGACTGCGCAAGGTCAACGCCCTGGTCGACTTCAACCAGGGGCTGGCCGGTCTCTACCGGGCCATGGGCGCCAACCTGGAACGTCACGGCATCCTCCCCCTTTCGGAAGACAAGGAACTTGCTCATGGTCAAGATTGA
- a CDS encoding transposase codes for MARKPRIHLPGGLYHVIFRGNGGQDVFLAAADRYRFYLLLQEGTHRFGYRVHAFCLMTNHIHLAVQIGDIPLSRGMQNLSFRYTRWINRRENRTGHLFQGRYKAVLVDGDSYLLELVRYIHLNPVRAGLVANPEEYPWSSHCAYLGRETLPWLTTDWLLAQFGEQLEKARAAYTTFVFDGLNEERRPEFHGGGVDSRLLGDDDFMDKCLSDSGGMPLRLTARQIIDQVCRAYRLDPLILQAKSQQRDASEARAAAGWLARESGCVTLTEIAGLVNRDVGSISSAVRRLSDRLENEPDLAKRMKALKTVIEKTT; via the coding sequence ATGGCACGGAAACCACGCATCCATCTGCCGGGTGGACTTTATCACGTTATTTTCCGGGGCAACGGCGGGCAGGACGTATTTCTGGCCGCCGCGGACCGTTATCGTTTCTACCTTCTGCTTCAGGAGGGGACGCATCGGTTCGGCTATCGGGTTCACGCCTTCTGCCTCATGACCAACCATATCCACCTTGCCGTCCAAATAGGCGATATCCCCCTGTCTCGCGGCATGCAGAATCTCTCCTTCCGTTACACTCGCTGGATCAACCGTCGGGAAAACAGAACCGGCCATCTCTTTCAGGGTCGCTACAAAGCCGTACTGGTGGATGGGGACAGCTATCTTCTCGAATTGGTTCGCTATATCCACCTCAACCCGGTGCGGGCCGGGCTGGTCGCAAACCCCGAAGAATATCCCTGGAGCAGTCATTGCGCCTATCTTGGAAGGGAAACGCTCCCGTGGTTGACCACCGATTGGCTACTGGCACAGTTTGGGGAACAACTCGAAAAGGCGCGCGCCGCGTATACGACTTTCGTGTTTGATGGCTTGAACGAAGAACGCCGTCCCGAGTTTCACGGTGGCGGTGTCGATTCTCGCCTTCTCGGCGATGACGATTTTATGGACAAATGTCTGTCCGACTCAGGGGGAATGCCGCTCCGCCTGACGGCGCGACAAATTATCGACCAGGTATGCCGCGCCTATCGGCTCGACCCGTTGATTTTGCAGGCGAAATCACAGCAAAGAGATGCTTCGGAGGCTCGGGCGGCGGCGGGCTGGCTGGCCCGTGAATCGGGCTGCGTGACCCTTACCGAGATTGCCGGGCTGGTGAACCGGGATGTGGGAAGTATCAGCTCAGCCGTGCGCCGCTTGTCGGATCGCCTTGAGAATGAGCCGGATTTGGCCAAGAGGATGAAGGCTCTGAAAACGGTCATCGAAAAAACAACTTAG
- a CDS encoding DUF4332 domain-containing protein: protein MTRLKGIEGIGEEFATRLKTIGIHSVQTLLDRGGTPEKRKELAKASGIAEPVLLRWLNNADLFRIRGIGEEYADLLEGAGVDTVPELAKRTPDNLHRMLIDANDKRPRVRQLPSVNQVKNWIDQAKQLPRIIHY, encoded by the coding sequence ATGACCCGTTTGAAAGGGATCGAGGGGATCGGCGAGGAATTCGCCACACGACTCAAGACCATCGGCATCCATTCGGTGCAGACCTTACTGGACCGGGGAGGAACCCCCGAAAAACGCAAGGAACTCGCCAAAGCCAGCGGTATCGCCGAACCGGTGCTGTTGCGCTGGCTCAACAACGCCGACCTCTTCCGCATCCGCGGCATCGGCGAGGAATACGCCGACCTGCTCGAAGGGGCCGGGGTCGACACCGTTCCCGAACTGGCCAAACGCACCCCGGACAACCTCCATCGCATGCTCATCGACGCCAACGACAAACGCCCCCGGGTGCGCCAGCTCCCCTCGGTCAACCAGGTCAAGAACTGGATCGACCAGGCCAAACAGCTCCCCCGTATCATCCATTACTGA